A stretch of the Aphis gossypii isolate Hap1 chromosome 2, ASM2018417v2, whole genome shotgun sequence genome encodes the following:
- the LOC126550446 gene encoding uncharacterized protein LOC126550446 isoform X1 yields the protein MSYYTNVSAGESSSNDDNESSMLSTLSSSLKPVKMQNKKRKNDTEPKVKMTKAGKQRTESIETYKDALASVISKGNIEDNVSNSITLTEGNYTYTIRCPVAPKCDDYYVIQHYKTSVIKDIPSLERWKHSEASVKLYTNNTFPADNEISIKINELIRTILNRCSSDPKRKIVKNSKK from the exons atgtcgtaCTATACTAATGTATCTGCAGGCGAAAGCTCTTCAAATGAtgat aatgaaAGTAGTATGCTATCAACACTATCATCTTCTTTAAAACCGGTAAAAAtgcagaataaaaaaagaaaaaatgatactGAACCAAAAGTTAAAATGACTAAGGCTGGaaag CAGCGAACAGAATCAATAGAGACGTACAAGGATGCCTTAGCTAGTGTAATTTCGAAAGGAAATATTGAAGATAACGTTTCTAACTCAATAACATTGACGGAAGGAAATTACACGTATACGATTCGGTGTCCAGTAGCGCCAAAATGCGATGACTACTACGTCATTCAACATTATAAAACTAGTGTTATAAAGGACATTCCGTCACTTGAAAg atggaAACATTCTGAAGCTAGTGTAAAGTTGTACACTAACAACACCTTTCCTGCTGACAacgaaatatctataaaaataaatgaactaattcggacaattttaaatcgatGTTCATCGGATCCGAAACGGAAGATTgtgaaaaacagtaaaaaataa
- the LOC126550446 gene encoding uncharacterized protein LOC126550446 isoform X2, translating to MSYYTNVSAGESSSNDDNESSMLSTLSSSLKPVKMQNKKRKNDTEPKVKMTKAGKRTESIETYKDALASVISKGNIEDNVSNSITLTEGNYTYTIRCPVAPKCDDYYVIQHYKTSVIKDIPSLERWKHSEASVKLYTNNTFPADNEISIKINELIRTILNRCSSDPKRKIVKNSKK from the exons atgtcgtaCTATACTAATGTATCTGCAGGCGAAAGCTCTTCAAATGAtgat aatgaaAGTAGTATGCTATCAACACTATCATCTTCTTTAAAACCGGTAAAAAtgcagaataaaaaaagaaaaaatgatactGAACCAAAAGTTAAAATGACTAAGGCTGGaaag CGAACAGAATCAATAGAGACGTACAAGGATGCCTTAGCTAGTGTAATTTCGAAAGGAAATATTGAAGATAACGTTTCTAACTCAATAACATTGACGGAAGGAAATTACACGTATACGATTCGGTGTCCAGTAGCGCCAAAATGCGATGACTACTACGTCATTCAACATTATAAAACTAGTGTTATAAAGGACATTCCGTCACTTGAAAg atggaAACATTCTGAAGCTAGTGTAAAGTTGTACACTAACAACACCTTTCCTGCTGACAacgaaatatctataaaaataaatgaactaattcggacaattttaaatcgatGTTCATCGGATCCGAAACGGAAGATTgtgaaaaacagtaaaaaataa
- the LOC126550447 gene encoding death-associated inhibitor of apoptosis 2-like has protein sequence MNLQKFSNDFPSLVYLVRNNSYPVHSDYTTFMSRLKTYNSYPSTSCQNKYSLAESGLKYTGVGDIVECFFCGLVLQKWSNDDIPWVEHAKWNPKCIFVLLCKGNEFIENVKNEYVKASHVCDFITFISIRF, from the exons ATGAATTTACAGAAATTTTCCAACGATTTTCCAtctttagtttatttagtaAGAAATAATTCATATCCAGTACATTCAGATTATACCACATTTATGTcaagattaaaaacatataactcATATCCATCTACTTcatgtcaaaataaatattcgttaGCTGAAtctggtttaaaatataccgGTGTAGGTGATATAGTTGAATGTTTTTTCTGTGGACTTGTCTTACAAAAATGGTCAAACGATGATATACCATGGGTCGAACACGCAAAATGGAAtcctaaatgtatatttgtattactatgtaaaggaaatgaatttatagaaaatgtaaaaaacgaATATGTAAAAGCTAGCCATGTTTGTGATT ttattacatttatttctattcgtttttaa